The Minwuia thermotolerans genomic sequence ACCTGTCTGAAGCTCGACAAGGTCGGCAGCACCGCGCTCGCCTTCCGCCGCACCGCCGGGCGCGCCGGCCGCTGGGCCGCGGAGGACCCCCTTCTCGCCCCATTGGCGCGGTTCTTCGAAGCCCTCGCTGACTGGACGCCCGATGCGTAACGGCGGCGAGCGGCCCGACGGCATCGCCCTCGCCCGCGGCGTGGTACGCCTGCTCGCCGAGCGCGACCTCCCCTCGATCACCGAGGTGCGGCTGAAGAACGGCCGCCGCGCCGATGTCATGGCCCTCGCCAGGGACGGCGAGATCTGGATCGTCGAGGTCAAGTCCTCGGTCGCTGACTACCGGTCCGATTCCAAGTGGGGCGACTATCTCGAATTCTGCGACCGCTATTTCTTCGCCGTGCCGCCGGATTTCCCGGCGGAGCTGATCCCGGCCGAATGCGGCCTGATCGTCGCCGACGCCTTCGGCGGCGAGATCGTGCGCCACGCCCCGGCCGAGCGGCTGTCGGCGGCGCGGCGAAAGGCGGTCACGCTGCGCTTCGCCCGGATGGCTGCCGCGCGCCTGCTCGCCCCGCCGCCGGGCACACCAGCCTAGACCGAGAAGTACTTCGCCTGCGGATGCAGAACGACGATGGCCGAAGTCGACTGCTCGGGGTGCAGCTGGCCCTCCTCGGCCATCTCCACGCCAATGTCCTCGGCGTGCAGCAGGTCGAGAATCTGGGACTGGTCCTCCAGATTCGGACAAGCCGGATAGCCGAAGGAATAGCGCGAGCCGCGATAGCCCTGTTTCAGCAGCTTGACAGGGTCCGGATCGTCCTCGTCCGCATAGCCGAGCTCGCCCCGGATGCGGGTGTGGACGTACTCGGCCATGGCCTCCGCCATCTCTACCGACAGACCGTGCAGGTAGAGATAGTCCTGGTAGCGGTCGTCCGCGAACCACTGGCGCGCCACGTCGGAGGCCCTGGAGCCCATGGTGACGAGCTGCAGGCCAATGACGTCGCGCTTGCCGGTGTCGACGTCGGGGAAGAAGTCGGCGATGCAGAGTCCGCCCTCGCGGCGCTGCCGGGGCAGGCTGAAACGCGCCACCTCCCGGTTGCCGCCGGGTTCGAACATCAGCAGGTCGTCCTTCTCGCTCGCCGCCGGCCAGTAGCCATAGACCGCCCTCGGCTGAAGGATGTCCTCCTCGATGGTCTGCTCCAGCACGCGGTGCAGGATCGGCCGCACTTCCTTCGCCGCCCATTGACGATATTCCTCGCGGTCCCGGCCGGCCTTGCGGAAGCCCCACTGGAACTGGAACAGCATGGTCTCGTTCAGGAAGGGCAGGAGCGTCTTCGGCGAGACCTTCTCGATGGTGCGCGCGCCCCAGAACGGCGGCTCC encodes the following:
- a CDS encoding MmcB family DNA repair protein, with protein sequence MRNGGERPDGIALARGVVRLLAERDLPSITEVRLKNGRRADVMALARDGEIWIVEVKSSVADYRSDSKWGDYLEFCDRYFFAVPPDFPAELIPAECGLIVADAFGGEIVRHAPAERLSAARRKAVTLRFARMAAARLLAPPPGTPA